In Rhodococcus sp. OK302, one genomic interval encodes:
- a CDS encoding VIT1/CCC1 transporter family protein produces MSPIPDARPDPQPRDIKRWRRYLADEQAEAAVYRDLAGRRTGEEREILLALAEAEGRHEAHWRALLGDHVGKPMRGDIRTRILGFLARRFGSVFVLALAQRAETRSPYPHDADATASMGADEKIHEEVVRALATRGRNRLSGTFRAAVFGANDGLVSNLALVLGISGSGVSNQIVLLTGMAGLLAGALSMGAGEYVSVRSQRELLEASTPGAAARDAVGLLDVDANELALVYRARGMTEEEAEVRAAEALKYNNFGSTDVEDTHEAVGTGIGAALASFCFFASGAIIPVLPYLFGLEGMTALIVASVLVGIALLGTGVVVGLLSGGPPFKRALRQLAIGFGAAGATYLLGMLFGTSL; encoded by the coding sequence ATGTCGCCGATTCCGGATGCACGGCCCGATCCCCAGCCTCGCGACATCAAGCGGTGGCGCCGGTATCTGGCGGATGAGCAGGCCGAGGCAGCTGTCTACCGAGACCTTGCCGGACGACGGACCGGCGAGGAGCGCGAGATCCTGCTTGCCTTGGCCGAAGCGGAAGGCCGGCATGAGGCCCATTGGCGAGCCCTCCTCGGCGATCACGTGGGCAAGCCGATGCGAGGTGATATCCGCACTCGCATCCTCGGCTTCCTGGCGAGGCGATTCGGCTCGGTTTTTGTTCTTGCCCTTGCCCAACGCGCCGAGACACGGTCGCCCTACCCACATGATGCCGACGCCACCGCGTCGATGGGCGCCGACGAAAAGATCCATGAAGAAGTAGTGCGGGCCCTGGCCACACGTGGCCGCAACAGACTCTCGGGAACCTTCCGAGCCGCGGTCTTCGGGGCAAACGACGGACTGGTCAGCAACTTGGCTTTGGTCCTCGGTATCAGTGGCAGCGGTGTCTCCAACCAGATCGTGCTACTCACCGGCATGGCCGGACTCCTGGCCGGTGCATTGTCGATGGGAGCGGGTGAGTACGTTTCGGTGCGCTCGCAACGTGAATTACTCGAAGCCTCCACGCCGGGAGCGGCAGCAAGAGACGCCGTCGGACTCCTCGACGTCGACGCCAACGAACTGGCGCTGGTGTATCGGGCTCGCGGTATGACGGAAGAGGAAGCTGAAGTTCGCGCCGCAGAGGCATTGAAGTACAACAACTTCGGTTCTACGGATGTCGAGGACACCCATGAGGCGGTCGGTACCGGCATCGGCGCAGCGCTAGCCAGTTTCTGCTTCTTCGCTTCCGGCGCAATCATTCCGGTGCTGCCGTACCTGTTCGGTTTGGAAGGCATGACCGCACTCATTGTGGCCTCCGTTCTGGTCGGCATTGCCCTGCTGGGCACCGGTGTGGTGGTCGGATTGCTTTCCGGTGGTCCGCCTTTCAAGCGTGCGCTTCGGCAACTTGCCATCGGTTTCGGCGCGGCCGGCGCAACGTATCTGCTGGGCATGCTGTTCGGGACTTCTCTGTAG
- a CDS encoding DUF4232 domain-containing protein, with the protein MSPTQTRRIVLFAAPLATLALVSGCGSDSSDTAASSSVPTTTSALPTSAAPAPTSHAEHSQTTMTMVPNPQNCTVGELTVTLGQAGGAAGSTELPLVFTNTSSRTCNLDGFPGVSYVTVASGNPVGAPATRSGSGSVVSLAPGSAGTAMVRATNVENYPADQCGVTEVAGLQVYPPNSYDSVFVPYPTKACSMTGANINQLSVAPVTS; encoded by the coding sequence ATGAGTCCAACACAAACACGTCGGATCGTCCTGTTCGCGGCACCGCTGGCGACATTGGCCCTCGTCAGTGGTTGCGGATCCGACAGTTCCGATACCGCGGCAAGTTCCTCAGTTCCCACAACCACCTCGGCGCTGCCAACCTCCGCGGCGCCGGCACCGACATCCCATGCTGAGCACTCCCAGACCACCATGACTATGGTCCCGAATCCTCAGAACTGCACCGTCGGAGAACTGACCGTGACCCTCGGCCAGGCGGGCGGCGCGGCAGGCTCCACCGAACTCCCCTTGGTCTTCACCAATACAAGTTCACGAACCTGCAACCTCGACGGTTTCCCCGGCGTCTCGTATGTCACGGTCGCCTCCGGTAATCCGGTGGGCGCGCCCGCGACCCGATCCGGCTCCGGTTCGGTTGTCTCACTTGCTCCCGGATCTGCCGGAACCGCGATGGTTCGCGCCACCAACGTCGAGAACTACCCGGCCGATCAGTGCGGCGTCACCGAAGTTGCGGGGCTGCAGGTCTATCCGCCTAACAGCTACGATTCCGTCTTTGTTCCCTATCCCACCAAAGCCTGCTCGATGACCGGCGCAAACATCAACCAACTGAGCGTCGCACCGGTCACCAGCTGA
- a CDS encoding ABC transporter permease, translating into MIWVTWRHHRTSIIVSLGIMVSLGILAVLSVTALNDDAIIDIATAVIATMLPMLLGALVGVTVFSRDIEQGTHVLGLTQSVSRVRWFWARVLVVFVPLTAGATLLGFALEWTRRPREHESFAFVSGRGQFVDLSNLTYPFFQSSGLALGAYTFMALMLGAACALLVRSSIGAVALTMVGVIGVLVMFQFFARPHYAPLTVDASPIINGGVTYTATEDDSIPGVNWEINQGYVDIRGNSVDLRYDECTWGGSGEGNSYDQRPEETGAEYTLRIDELEAQQDRGMEVCLQEQGVDHYETRYHSADQFRRFQLTEAALVLVLSGVFMIPALWGLRRLKP; encoded by the coding sequence ATGATCTGGGTAACCTGGCGTCACCATCGGACGTCGATCATTGTCTCGCTGGGCATTATGGTTTCGTTGGGAATTCTTGCAGTGCTGTCTGTTACGGCATTGAACGACGACGCCATCATTGACATTGCGACGGCCGTGATTGCAACGATGCTTCCCATGCTCCTGGGAGCACTGGTCGGGGTGACGGTCTTCTCTCGGGATATTGAACAGGGCACCCATGTTTTGGGACTGACCCAATCGGTCAGTCGAGTCCGTTGGTTCTGGGCGAGAGTGCTGGTTGTATTTGTGCCGTTGACCGCTGGTGCGACGCTACTCGGCTTTGCGCTGGAATGGACTCGTAGGCCGCGAGAACACGAAAGTTTTGCATTCGTTAGCGGCCGGGGACAGTTTGTCGACTTGTCGAACCTGACCTACCCGTTCTTTCAATCGAGTGGATTGGCCTTGGGTGCTTACACATTCATGGCGCTGATGCTTGGCGCGGCATGTGCATTGCTGGTGCGCAGTTCGATCGGGGCAGTGGCGCTGACGATGGTCGGAGTAATTGGTGTACTGGTGATGTTTCAATTTTTCGCCCGGCCTCACTACGCGCCGTTGACTGTCGACGCATCGCCCATCATCAACGGGGGAGTTACCTACACGGCTACGGAGGATGACTCGATTCCCGGAGTGAATTGGGAGATCAACCAGGGGTATGTCGATATCCGAGGCAATTCTGTCGACCTTCGCTACGACGAGTGCACGTGGGGAGGATCGGGCGAAGGGAATTCGTACGACCAACGCCCCGAGGAGACGGGTGCCGAGTACACACTCCGCATCGATGAACTGGAGGCGCAACAGGACCGAGGGATGGAGGTGTGTCTACAAGAACAAGGTGTCGACCACTACGAAACCCGATACCATTCCGCCGATCAGTTCCGTCGATTCCAGCTGACGGAAGCGGCTCTGGTACTTGTTCTTTCAGGCGTCTTCATGATTCCCGCACTTTGGGGACTACGACGCCTGAAGCCGTAA
- a CDS encoding ABC transporter ATP-binding protein produces MTEQESALTMADVDKRFGRKKVLDACTFEVATGSITALVGVNGAGKSTLMNLAVGLMMPDHGSISVLGAEPSRGGISPGLAYLAQHKPLYPKFTVAELLRFGAHTNDHWDAKYALGLVERADVPLEAKAKNLSPGQRTRVALALALGRRPKLLLLDEPLADLDPVARRSVASSLLEDVAEYGTTVLLSSHIISELADVSDRLLLLGDGNARLSGPLDELVSAHYVLVGDGDPSDVVGAGRVVHTDKGLRRNTHLVEGCRPSAMPGWTVDDATLDDLVLGHLSGEAKVSA; encoded by the coding sequence ATGACCGAGCAAGAATCTGCGCTCACCATGGCAGACGTGGACAAGCGCTTCGGGCGCAAGAAGGTGCTCGACGCCTGCACCTTCGAGGTGGCGACGGGAAGTATCACGGCACTGGTGGGAGTGAACGGCGCCGGCAAGTCCACCCTGATGAATTTGGCTGTGGGCTTGATGATGCCGGATCACGGCTCGATTTCCGTGCTCGGCGCGGAGCCGAGTCGCGGCGGCATCAGTCCAGGCTTGGCGTATCTGGCGCAGCACAAGCCGCTGTACCCCAAATTCACTGTTGCTGAACTGCTTCGGTTCGGTGCGCACACCAACGATCATTGGGACGCGAAGTATGCGCTCGGTTTGGTAGAGCGGGCCGACGTTCCTCTCGAGGCGAAGGCCAAGAATCTATCGCCGGGCCAACGAACCAGAGTGGCATTGGCTTTGGCGCTCGGACGCCGGCCGAAGCTGCTGCTCCTCGACGAGCCGTTGGCAGATCTGGACCCGGTCGCGCGGCGGTCCGTCGCATCGTCCTTGCTCGAGGATGTTGCCGAGTACGGCACCACCGTATTGCTGTCCTCGCACATCATTTCGGAACTCGCCGACGTCTCGGATCGTCTGCTTCTCCTCGGCGACGGAAATGCTCGACTCTCGGGACCGTTGGATGAATTGGTTTCTGCCCATTATGTATTGGTGGGTGACGGTGATCCGTCGGACGTAGTGGGCGCCGGCAGGGTTGTGCATACCGACAAGGGGCTCCGACGAAATACGCACCTTGTCGAGGGGTGTCGGCCGAGCGCAATGCCAGGTTGGACTGTCGACGACGCAACTCTGGACGACCTAGTGCTCGGGCATCTGAGCGGAGAAGCGAAGGTGTCAGCATGA
- a CDS encoding ABC transporter substrate-binding protein codes for MATFFHTTGGVAVSSRPTRTFRSIFAALAVSTALLASACSSSTSDAPTTTAASDGSFPVTVASGSTDITIETRPQSIVSLSPSATETLWAVGAGDQVKAVDNQSDYPAGVPVTDLSGFAPNVEAILGYAPDLVIASDDMNDLVSGLKKAKVPTLLLPAATSIDDVYSQIELVAAATGHKDAGTDVVGDMRTKIDAAVAGVPTRPQPLTYFHELDSSLYTVTSTSFIGKIYGLFGMKSIADAANQGDYPQLSAEFVVQANPDLIFLADSQCCGVTAEAVAARPGWNGMKAVTGNQIHVLDEDLSSRWGPRVADQVQAVAAIVAQVPTA; via the coding sequence ATGGCGACCTTCTTCCACACAACTGGAGGGGTGGCTGTGAGCAGTCGGCCGACACGAACGTTCCGATCTATCTTTGCGGCACTGGCGGTGAGCACAGCACTGTTGGCGAGCGCCTGCAGCAGTTCGACGTCCGACGCCCCCACGACGACGGCAGCCTCCGACGGATCGTTCCCGGTGACGGTTGCATCCGGTTCCACCGACATCACCATCGAGACGCGTCCGCAGTCGATCGTGTCGCTGAGCCCCAGCGCCACCGAAACACTGTGGGCCGTCGGCGCCGGCGATCAGGTCAAGGCCGTCGACAATCAGTCCGACTACCCCGCCGGAGTTCCCGTAACAGATCTGTCGGGCTTCGCGCCCAACGTCGAGGCCATCCTCGGCTACGCGCCTGATCTGGTCATCGCCTCCGACGACATGAACGATCTTGTCTCCGGATTGAAGAAGGCCAAGGTTCCGACGCTCTTGCTCCCCGCAGCAACAAGCATCGACGACGTCTATTCGCAGATCGAGCTGGTCGCGGCGGCGACGGGCCACAAGGATGCGGGTACGGATGTCGTCGGCGACATGCGCACCAAGATCGATGCGGCGGTTGCCGGCGTTCCGACACGACCACAGCCTCTGACCTACTTCCACGAACTCGACTCCTCGCTCTACACCGTGACCAGTACCAGCTTTATCGGGAAGATCTACGGTCTGTTCGGAATGAAGAGCATCGCCGACGCGGCCAATCAGGGCGATTACCCGCAGCTTTCGGCGGAGTTCGTCGTCCAGGCCAATCCTGACCTGATCTTTCTGGCCGATTCTCAGTGCTGCGGGGTCACCGCGGAAGCTGTTGCAGCACGGCCGGGTTGGAACGGCATGAAAGCTGTGACCGGAAATCAGATTCATGTGCTCGACGAGGACCTTTCCAGCCGTTGGGGCCCCCGCGTTGCCGACCAGGTCCAGGCTGTTGCCGCCATCGTGGCGCAGGTTCCGACGGCCTGA
- a CDS encoding FecCD family ABC transporter permease has protein sequence MTKAGLANHRIAALVGAALILCASLLIGVLVGPAGLTPDRVILELLDGIPGVHIDSGLTVQQQAILWQIRLPRVVLGALVGAMLAVAGAAYQGVFRNPLADPYLLGVSSGAGLGATLAIVSGGALGMFGIPMAAFAGGVLAVFATYALGRSIGGAQNAVVIILAGVAVAAFTNAVQTFVQQRFDDSLREVYTWLLGGLSTDGWSEVLVVIPYVVLASAVILVHRRVLDVMAVGDVEAASLGVDPARSRLILVLAATLGTAAVVSASGLIGFVGIVVPHAVRLVAGPSHRLLLPLSLMLGAAFLVLTDVAARTLMSPAELPIGVVTAMIGAPFFLLVLRRSRVST, from the coding sequence ATGACAAAAGCTGGTCTCGCGAACCACCGGATCGCCGCTCTTGTCGGTGCCGCACTCATTCTGTGTGCGTCACTGCTGATCGGTGTTCTGGTGGGTCCGGCCGGTCTGACTCCTGATCGAGTCATTCTCGAACTGCTCGACGGCATTCCGGGCGTCCACATCGATTCCGGTCTCACCGTTCAACAGCAGGCCATTCTGTGGCAGATCCGACTTCCCCGAGTTGTCCTGGGCGCGTTGGTCGGAGCGATGCTGGCAGTGGCCGGAGCCGCCTACCAAGGTGTGTTCCGAAACCCGTTGGCAGATCCCTATCTACTCGGTGTTTCCAGCGGCGCCGGTCTGGGTGCAACGCTGGCCATCGTCTCCGGCGGCGCGCTGGGCATGTTCGGAATTCCCATGGCCGCCTTCGCCGGTGGCGTGCTTGCAGTGTTCGCAACCTACGCGCTCGGACGCAGCATCGGCGGTGCCCAAAACGCCGTAGTCATCATTCTCGCGGGTGTTGCGGTTGCAGCATTCACCAATGCAGTGCAAACCTTTGTGCAGCAACGCTTCGACGATTCACTGCGCGAGGTCTATACGTGGCTGCTCGGCGGATTGTCGACGGACGGCTGGTCGGAAGTTCTGGTTGTCATCCCCTACGTCGTTCTGGCATCCGCCGTCATTCTTGTACACCGACGGGTGCTCGACGTCATGGCTGTCGGCGACGTGGAAGCCGCCAGTTTGGGCGTGGATCCGGCTCGGTCGCGACTCATTCTGGTGCTTGCCGCCACCCTCGGAACAGCCGCGGTCGTCAGCGCCAGCGGCCTGATCGGCTTTGTGGGAATTGTTGTTCCCCATGCAGTTCGACTTGTCGCCGGACCCTCGCACCGCCTCCTCCTGCCGCTGTCCCTGATGCTGGGCGCTGCGTTCCTCGTCCTCACCGACGTAGCCGCGCGCACTTTGATGTCGCCCGCTGAACTCCCGATCGGTGTCGTGACGGCCATGATCGGTGCACCGTTCTTCCTGCTGGTCCTACGCCGCAGCCGGGTATCGACATGA
- a CDS encoding ABC transporter ATP-binding protein — MTTPAVHCLGLRVALGGKDVVDGIDLDVSPGDWVAVVGPNGAGKTTLMHALAGLIVSTGELTVSGRSPRDSSRKAMSQVVALMPQRPVVPEGATVTELVALGRTPYLRRFGTETATDRAVINNVIERLDLTAFADRRATELSGGELQRVVLARALAQEPKVLLLDEPTSALDIGHQQQVLDLVEAMRLSDNITVIAAMHDLTLAGQYGQRIVLLNQGRVVADGTPSEVLRADLLGDVYGARVEVLDRPSGPVVVPILQKNAR, encoded by the coding sequence ATGACGACGCCCGCAGTTCATTGCCTAGGCCTACGAGTGGCGCTCGGCGGCAAGGACGTAGTCGACGGCATCGATCTTGATGTCTCCCCCGGCGATTGGGTAGCCGTGGTCGGCCCCAACGGCGCCGGCAAGACAACATTGATGCATGCCCTGGCGGGGTTGATCGTTTCCACGGGTGAGCTCACCGTGTCCGGTCGCAGCCCTCGCGATTCTTCTCGTAAAGCCATGTCGCAGGTAGTCGCCTTGATGCCGCAGCGGCCGGTGGTACCGGAAGGCGCAACGGTCACTGAACTTGTCGCGCTGGGCCGTACGCCGTATCTACGACGCTTCGGCACCGAGACGGCCACCGATCGCGCTGTGATCAACAACGTCATCGAGCGCCTGGACCTCACTGCATTTGCCGATCGCCGCGCAACCGAACTGTCCGGCGGAGAACTCCAACGCGTGGTTCTGGCCCGCGCACTCGCCCAGGAGCCCAAGGTGCTGCTTCTCGACGAGCCGACCAGCGCCCTCGACATCGGCCACCAGCAGCAGGTCCTCGACCTGGTGGAGGCAATGCGGTTGTCCGACAACATCACAGTGATTGCCGCAATGCACGATCTCACTCTCGCCGGTCAGTACGGGCAGCGCATCGTGTTGCTCAATCAAGGCCGAGTCGTGGCCGACGGAACACCGTCCGAGGTTCTGCGCGCCGACCTTTTAGGCGACGTGTACGGCGCCCGCGTGGAAGTTTTGGATCGACCGAGCGGGCCCGTAGTTGTACCGATCCTCCAGAAGAACGCCCGCTGA
- a CDS encoding IclR family transcriptional regulator, whose amino-acid sequence MTIGRAPSDTRAGTRVGNRTTDDAHFSGQQPRAVQKALGMLEAVAHLGPGTTAKEIATFTGVPSATAYRMLNLLVAEGFLVRVPDLSGFALGRRTAELSHAASASGPSPSLHDQVEEMRTHTRYGLHVASFNAGRLRFVDKDPDHEIIGITTLSKNVHSNALGKLLLAYDDRILDDLELRRLTEFTIHDRDELDEQLRSVRLQGFAFEIQECRLGRSALAVPIRDHADLVAGGLCVQGSFERVTPDDRELVGFLFDCARRLTGLL is encoded by the coding sequence GTGACCATCGGTCGTGCCCCCTCCGATACTCGAGCCGGTACTCGAGTCGGCAATCGGACCACTGATGACGCCCACTTCAGTGGTCAGCAACCCCGAGCAGTTCAGAAGGCCCTCGGGATGCTCGAAGCGGTTGCGCATCTGGGGCCGGGAACAACGGCAAAGGAGATCGCGACCTTCACCGGCGTGCCGTCGGCGACCGCGTATCGCATGTTGAATCTGTTGGTGGCAGAAGGATTTCTTGTCCGGGTACCGGATCTATCCGGCTTTGCTTTGGGTCGGCGTACGGCTGAGCTTTCGCATGCCGCCTCGGCGAGTGGTCCGTCACCGTCGTTGCATGATCAGGTTGAAGAGATGCGCACTCACACGCGCTACGGGTTGCATGTCGCCTCGTTCAACGCCGGCCGCTTGAGATTTGTCGACAAGGATCCGGATCACGAGATCATCGGGATAACCACGCTGTCGAAGAACGTTCACTCGAATGCGTTGGGCAAACTACTGCTCGCGTACGACGATCGGATTCTCGACGATCTGGAACTGCGCCGCCTCACCGAGTTCACGATTCACGATCGAGATGAACTTGACGAGCAATTGCGCTCGGTTCGATTGCAAGGGTTTGCATTCGAGATTCAGGAATGTCGCCTCGGAAGGTCGGCGTTGGCGGTGCCCATCCGAGATCATGCAGACCTGGTGGCGGGTGGATTGTGCGTCCAGGGATCGTTCGAGCGCGTTACGCCGGACGACCGGGAATTGGTGGGGTTCCTGTTCGACTGCGCACGTCGCCTCACTGGGCTACTTTGA
- a CDS encoding APC family permease produces the protein MAVTAALRAAIVRAQSADQDYDPVYSPLRGLGRRRLTPIDLLGQSLSTIAPATGMVFIAFWMITYSPGYAGLVAIAATTSAVFLVALCITHFTRRLAAAGSLYSFVFQGSGTKAALAAGTALVLGYLGISVSVFSQAVPSLLDTISIVGPQFEGPVPTGIVTILIAVTVAWIAVRGVRFATRAILVVEACSLILIIAVMLATRTDTATTVALPNPSLSVVPFLAMLTVLSMAGFESAAFFGPEAKRPLITVTRTVLISPIICGVLFVFAAWAAMTGHGATIVGAYFEGTASGAGPGVVLAVKIGMTCSWLACTLGCAQAGSRLLYSMGVERVLPSSLARMHRRFRTPYVAVLTFVSVSTAGVLVFSDAVRDDSGSFDGVVETALVCAYTLVAFASWRFLRRIGEHTWSTRLCTLSVSAAGAGLLVYIVVDGAAHGVWVLVIAAAAVAASGTMWSAILRRVRPESLRAVGAFDSIETVDLLPGTGTLLVDGDGRPHLVPDRSAFGNGLPEQRE, from the coding sequence ATGGCCGTGACCGCGGCGTTACGGGCGGCAATCGTGCGCGCTCAAAGTGCCGACCAGGATTATGATCCGGTGTACTCGCCGTTGCGAGGTCTGGGGCGGCGACGATTGACGCCGATTGACCTTCTCGGCCAGTCCTTGTCGACGATCGCACCCGCTACCGGGATGGTCTTCATTGCGTTCTGGATGATCACGTACAGCCCCGGGTATGCCGGATTGGTTGCCATTGCCGCGACGACCTCCGCGGTATTTCTTGTTGCGCTCTGTATTACGCACTTCACGCGCAGGTTGGCGGCTGCCGGTTCGCTCTACAGTTTTGTCTTTCAGGGATCAGGTACCAAAGCTGCGCTGGCGGCTGGAACTGCTTTGGTGCTGGGGTATCTCGGTATTTCGGTGTCCGTGTTTTCACAAGCAGTCCCCAGTCTGCTGGACACGATTTCGATAGTCGGTCCACAGTTCGAAGGACCAGTTCCGACCGGGATCGTCACGATTCTGATTGCCGTCACCGTTGCCTGGATCGCGGTACGGGGAGTTCGCTTTGCGACCCGTGCGATTCTGGTTGTCGAGGCCTGTTCACTGATCTTGATCATCGCAGTGATGCTGGCAACTCGGACCGACACGGCAACTACTGTGGCGCTTCCGAATCCGTCGTTGAGCGTTGTTCCGTTCTTGGCCATGCTGACCGTGCTGAGCATGGCCGGATTCGAGAGCGCAGCATTCTTCGGACCCGAAGCGAAGAGGCCGTTGATTACCGTCACTCGTACGGTGCTGATTTCGCCGATCATCTGCGGGGTCCTGTTCGTGTTTGCCGCCTGGGCAGCGATGACCGGGCATGGAGCGACTATCGTCGGCGCCTACTTCGAGGGGACGGCATCCGGCGCCGGCCCGGGAGTTGTGCTGGCGGTGAAGATCGGTATGACGTGTTCTTGGTTGGCGTGCACTCTCGGTTGCGCGCAAGCAGGTTCGAGGTTGCTGTACTCGATGGGAGTCGAGCGGGTACTGCCGTCGTCGCTCGCGCGGATGCACCGCCGATTCCGAACCCCCTACGTTGCCGTCCTCACGTTTGTCTCTGTGAGCACTGCTGGCGTGCTTGTGTTTTCCGACGCGGTCCGCGATGATTCGGGATCTTTCGACGGAGTGGTGGAAACTGCACTGGTCTGCGCCTATACGTTGGTGGCCTTTGCGTCCTGGAGGTTTCTGCGCAGAATCGGTGAGCACACGTGGTCGACGCGTCTGTGCACCCTGTCGGTGAGTGCTGCGGGCGCCGGGTTGTTGGTCTACATAGTTGTGGACGGGGCAGCTCACGGGGTGTGGGTGTTGGTGATTGCCGCTGCCGCAGTGGCCGCATCCGGAACGATGTGGAGTGCGATTCTTCGGCGCGTTCGCCCGGAAAGCCTTCGCGCGGTTGGTGCTTTCGACAGCATCGAGACTGTGGATTTGCTGCCGGGAACAGGCACACTTCTTGTCGACGGCGATGGTCGGCCACACCTGGTTCCGGATCGGTCTGCCTTCGGCAACGGCCTGCCGGAGCAGAGAGAGTGA